A portion of the candidate division KSB1 bacterium genome contains these proteins:
- a CDS encoding cytosine permease → MNPQKISFRMRGLIAGCVGILIMPWKLLDMYLTWLITYSGLLGAVGGVILCDYVFIRKGNLNLEDLYQE, encoded by the coding sequence TTGAATCCGCAAAAGATCAGCTTTCGCATGAGGGGATTAATCGCAGGCTGCGTGGGTATTTTAATTATGCCGTGGAAATTGTTGGATATGTATTTAACCTGGCTGATCACTTATTCCGGGCTGCTGGGCGCTGTCGGTGGGGTTATATTATGCGATTATGTTTTCATCCGAAAGGGCAACCTCAATCTTGAGGATCTTTACCAAGAAAA